From a region of the Mytilus galloprovincialis chromosome 3, xbMytGall1.hap1.1, whole genome shotgun sequence genome:
- the LOC143069035 gene encoding uncharacterized protein LOC143069035, which translates to MAKLVLLFASLLVYVAVNCAAVRIDNYEESVYISYDNRGFRKADDTTFIVKKEFPMMTVKNNYKVTVRSGEKKKGHLVVLYSQNEYKTVVPVVQFLFTSENYFNIIKRTMMQSTR; encoded by the exons ATGGCAAAGCTTGTACTTTTATTTGCTTCCTTGCTTGTCTatg TTGCAGTCAACTGCGCTGCCGTCAGAATCGATAACTATGAAGAATCTGTTTACATATCATATGACAATCGGGGATTCAGGAAGGCTGACGATACAACTTTCATTGTTAAAAAAGAATTTCCTATGATGACGgtgaaaaacaattataaagtaACAGTACGGAGTGGTGAAAAGAAGAAAG GACATTTGGTGGTCTTATACTcacaaaatgaatataaaacCGTAGTACCAGTTGTGCAATTTTTATTCACCAGTGAAAAT TATTTTAACATCATAAAGAGGACCATGATGCAGTCAACAAGATGA
- the LOC143069036 gene encoding uncharacterized protein LOC143069036, whose protein sequence is MAKLVFLSAFLLVYVAVNFAAVRIDNYEESVYIAYEHEGFRKADDTTFIVKKEFPMMTVKNNYEVDSQRIGKKKGHLVVLYSQNEHKAIVPAVQFLFTNENYFNIIRRTMMQSTR, encoded by the exons ATGGCAAAGCTTGTATTTTTATCTGCATTCCTTCTGGTCTATG TTGCAGTCAACTTCGCTGCTGTTAGAATCGATAACTATGAGGAATCTGTTTATATTGCATATGAACATGAGGGTTTCAGGAAAGCAGACGACACGACTTTCATTGTAAAAAAGGAATTTCCTATGATGACggtaaaaaacaattatgaagtcGACAGTCAAAGAATTGGAAAGAAGAAAG gACATTTGGTAGTCTTATACTCACAAAATGAACATAAAGCCATAGTACCAGCTGTGCAATTTTTATTCACCAATGAAAAT TATTTTAACATCATAAGAAGGACCATGATGCAGTCAACAAGATAA
- the LOC143069037 gene encoding L-gulonolactone oxidase-like — MADKGFTQNVLHVIPDSIEQLKDCLEKAQQGNRIAIPTEGSAEDSLAHRISPAEKITIVDISFLKKDDIKWIIHRFKKAIENNPPVWIETFRNWGQTQTIPVIASVPMTLDQLKRLLKVASEEKLSVRCAGSGHSWSPIFSDRNNVLIYMENIKSDYEDGSRIRISPGTVNHVDVMAGVTTRQFKEFQLEKKLNIPANVILEVVQMISVVATGCHGVGYDVKAPSDYVVKMRIMDAKGNLKTFQRDDNKMFKAIQANFGCFGVIYDMTIELKQQDIVKVENQYRKLKDIFYDVEQLNTLFEENMSVELFWFPFNSERSNVTYNPDDDEVWVRVINKVGNGENVEIKQKDYYNRKDSIDLISEESLYLMSPTLAENPSITPLFSWSSFTMLKNLIYPTDPIHQELPNAVHFRQHIRMAPMYDMEFAFDLKNYQQVKKIIEVVVLKVQRHKEKGEYPLNIALEMRMMGYSDALLCPASIGNPAYNGSRHVLYVEVISVVRTDEWEQFCQEVALEWMKLDGVPHLAKQWDFIPGINKHINERMKGQIDEFKEQLKKSECDPDGMFLNETLKKLLQL, encoded by the exons ATGGCAGATAAGGGTTTTACGCAGAAT GTTTTACATGTGATACCAGATAGTATAGAACAGCTGAAAGATTGTTTGGAGAAAGCACAACAGGGAAACCGTATTGCTATACCTACAGAGGGCAGTGCAGAAGATTCTTTGGCACACCGAATTAGCCCTGCAGAGAAAATTACAATAGTTGATATTTCCTTTCTAAAAAAG GACGATATTAAATGGATAATTCACAGATTTAAAAAAGCGATTGAAAACAATCCACCTGTATGGATAGAGACTTTTCGAAACTGGGGACAGACACAAACTATTCCAGTTATTGCGTCCGTTCCCATGACATTAGACCAGTTAAAACGATTGCTCAAAGTGGCATCTGAGGAAAAGTTGAGTGTAAGATGTGCTGGTAGTGGACATAGCTGGTCGCCAATATTTTCAGACAGGAACAACGTACTTATTTACATGGAAAACATAAAAAGCGATTATGAAGATGGTTCCAGAATTAGAATATCTCCT GGTACAGTAAACCATGTAGACGTTATGGCTGGTGTGACGACACGTCAATTCAAGGAATTTCAATTAGAGAAAAAGTTGAATATTCCTGCAAATGTTATTCTAGAAGTTGTTCAGATGATTAGTGTTGTAGCAACAGGTTGCCAT GGTGTAGGCTATGATGTAAAGGCTCCTAGTGACTATGTAGTCAAAATGCGTATAATGGACGCAAAAGGAAATCTGAAAACCTTTCAACGTGAtgataacaaaatgtttaaagCGATACAGGCCAACTTTGGATGTTTTGGAGTTATATATGACATGACTATTGAACTCAAGCAACAGGACATCGTTAAAGTAGAAAACCAATACagaaaattaaaagatatattcTACGATGTTGAACAATTGAATACATTATTTGAGGAGAACATGTCGGTGGAGTTGTTTTGGTTTCCGTTCAATTCAGAAAGGAGTAACGTAACATATAATCCCGATGATGATGAAGTCTGGGTCAGAGTTATAAATAAAGTAGGGAATGGAGAGAATGtagaaataaaacagaaggatTATTACAACAGGAAAGACTCGATTGATTTGATATCCGAGGAATCTCTTTACTTGATGTCGCCAACACTAGCCGAAAATCCTTCTATAACTCCACTGTTTTCTTGGTCATCGTTTACCATGTTGAAGAACCTCATATATCCTACCGATCCCATCCATCAGGAACTTCCAAACGCTGTTCATTTCag ACAGCACATTCGCATGGCTCCTATGTATGACATGGAATTTGCCTTCGATTTGAAGAATTATCAGCAAGTGAAGAAGATTATCGAAGTCGTAGTTCTCAAAGTACAACGTCACAAGGAAAAAGGGGAGTATCCATTGAACATCGCACTTGAAATGCGAATGATGGGTTATAG CGACGCACTTCTTTGTCCTGCTTCAATAGGAAACCCTGCTTATAATGGATCTCGTCACGTGCTTTACGTAGAAGTCATCAGCGTTGTCCGCACCGATGAATGGGAACAGTTTTGCCAAGAAGTAGCACTAGAATGGATGAAGTTAGACGGTGTTCCTCATTTAGCCAAACAGTGGGATTTTATCCCTGGAATAAACAAGCATATTAACGAG CGCATGAAAGGTCAGATTGACGAGTTTAAGGAGCAGCTGAAGAAATCTGAGTGTGATCCAGATGGAATGTTTCTGAATGAAACACTAAAAAAGCTTTTGCAGCTTTAA